The Sediminispirochaeta bajacaliforniensis DSM 16054 genome window below encodes:
- a CDS encoding flavin reductase family protein produces MRLADSVLQNVPRMMSQMSAGGLFLTTKTKKLNTMVIGWGGVNVYFRIPIFIVPVRYSRYTHEQMEESQYFTVSVPRAGSLKHALAFCGSKSGRDFDKFTECNLTPLPGRLVDVPIVGECPLHYECEIMYKQHMVPENLNGTLDAEVYPDSDYHTFYFGKILSCYVND; encoded by the coding sequence TTGCGCTTAGCTGATAGTGTGTTGCAAAATGTACCGCGCATGATGAGCCAGATGAGTGCCGGTGGCCTCTTTCTTACCACGAAAACGAAGAAATTAAATACGATGGTCATCGGATGGGGAGGAGTTAATGTTTACTTTCGTATCCCAATATTTATCGTGCCTGTTCGATACTCTCGATATACGCATGAGCAGATGGAAGAGTCGCAATACTTTACCGTCAGTGTACCACGTGCCGGTTCATTAAAACATGCATTAGCATTTTGCGGATCGAAGTCGGGAAGGGACTTTGACAAGTTTACAGAGTGCAATTTAACTCCTCTTCCCGGAAGGCTCGTGGATGTTCCGATCGTCGGAGAGTGTCCTTTGCACTATGAATGCGAAATTATGTATAAGCAGCACATGGTTCCTGAAAATTTGAACGGAACACTCGATGCAGAGGTCTATCCGGATTCCGATTACCATACATTTTATTTTGGAAAGATTCTTTCATGCTATGTGAATGACTGA
- a CDS encoding ABC transporter substrate-binding protein, producing the protein MKKLVTLLVVSLFGLTALWAGGQGESAGASSAQSAQTTAPVTIDFWTTQTQSDRMATIQVLIDTFEALNPEVTIKLVAVDENDMATQLNTAAASNTLPGMIECAAENAVAFGSEGLLDSESITHLINSIGKDKFYAGPLALNESSTKGSYYAVPYHGWVQGIWYRADWFEEAGLNAPSTWDDILTAARYFDKPDQNQYGILVGTKADAYTEQCFTQIAMANGAQLFDGNGNLIFNSPEMKEAVAYYAELAKNTPPGPQGWRARDYYLQGKMAMFFYSSYIMDDLAIEENAKDSLTGDNFADLEGKNFDPELVTNTRLASTITNTQGAGYGTIVSLAIPKHGDAAKAAAAEKFIRYLFTPNAYITWLHMAPGGMNPVLKSIAANERFQNDPKGIFKHYGKEKMEEIISGLDKPSASSTANGWLPQAPSTPSRSFPK; encoded by the coding sequence ATGAAAAAGCTAGTCACACTTTTAGTCGTATCGCTTTTTGGCCTTACGGCACTGTGGGCCGGTGGACAAGGAGAATCCGCGGGAGCTTCTTCTGCCCAGTCCGCCCAAACCACAGCACCTGTCACCATCGATTTCTGGACCACTCAGACCCAATCCGACCGGATGGCTACCATCCAGGTGCTTATCGACACCTTCGAAGCCCTCAATCCCGAGGTGACCATAAAGCTGGTAGCCGTTGATGAAAACGACATGGCCACCCAGCTCAATACCGCTGCGGCATCAAATACCCTTCCCGGAATGATCGAGTGCGCCGCCGAGAATGCCGTTGCCTTCGGCAGCGAGGGGCTTCTCGACAGCGAATCGATTACGCATCTTATCAATTCCATTGGTAAGGATAAGTTCTACGCGGGACCCTTGGCCTTAAATGAAAGCAGCACAAAGGGCAGTTACTACGCTGTTCCCTACCATGGTTGGGTTCAGGGAATCTGGTACCGGGCCGACTGGTTCGAGGAAGCGGGTCTTAATGCTCCTTCCACCTGGGATGATATTCTTACTGCGGCAAGGTACTTCGACAAGCCGGATCAAAACCAATACGGCATCCTCGTCGGCACCAAGGCAGATGCCTATACCGAACAATGTTTCACCCAAATCGCTATGGCAAATGGTGCTCAGCTTTTCGACGGAAACGGTAATCTCATCTTCAATTCGCCGGAAATGAAAGAGGCTGTGGCGTACTATGCCGAACTTGCCAAGAATACCCCGCCGGGACCCCAGGGGTGGCGTGCCAGGGACTACTACCTTCAGGGGAAAATGGCGATGTTCTTCTATTCCAGCTATATCATGGATGATTTGGCCATCGAAGAGAACGCCAAGGATTCCCTGACCGGCGACAATTTTGCCGATCTCGAAGGCAAGAATTTCGATCCCGAGCTGGTAACCAATACCCGTCTCGCTTCGACCATCACCAATACCCAGGGCGCAGGCTACGGAACCATCGTCAGTCTGGCCATTCCCAAACACGGTGATGCGGCAAAGGCCGCGGCAGCCGAAAAGTTCATCCGCTATCTTTTTACCCCCAATGCCTACATCACCTGGCTTCACATGGCCCCCGGGGGTATGAATCCCGTCCTGAAATCGATCGCCGCGAACGAGCGCTTCCAGAACGATCCCAAGGGCATCTTCAAACACTACGGCAAGGAGAAGATGGAAGAGATCATCAGCGGGCTGGATAAACCTTCAGCATCGTCGACGGCAAACGGATGGCTGCCGCAAGCTCCATCTACTCCAAGCAGATCATTCCCCAAATGA
- a CDS encoding sensor histidine kinase has product MKSLSDLQATRRPFFRAAVAILILLLYLIAFLLFISRKPLPEDYQLIRRYGWHFRLLLVAAAANSMLLFFSTGRDLLTMFRIALFFLIAYPLGLGDEISVLMLFSLLTEIALYHPFRNAVIYMLLSLLVALGLGRAGSAFYLTRAATPMQSRLFIGIIAFLYASALLTARWAISTESSLVGKVRHLNSVIDRLSEANLDFQRYVHSVEYSAVNSERRRLSREIHDSVGYSLTNILMTLEAAKDLMESNGVKARDALDRSISEARSCLEETRRTMRRIRSEELRETVGLQAIAHLTRSFSEGTGMHISVEYGNAPESLGAKLDLVLFRIVQEGLTNAFRHGMASQVRITLWVEEGVLLVTVSDNGKGSEEVVDGLGLSGMRERVKGVGGSVDFRSGPDGFRVQSMLPLDQKE; this is encoded by the coding sequence GTGAAATCCCTCTCCGATCTTCAGGCAACCCGCCGTCCCTTCTTTCGGGCGGCAGTGGCTATTTTGATTCTTCTCCTCTATCTCATTGCCTTTCTTTTATTTATATCCAGGAAGCCTCTGCCTGAAGATTACCAGCTCATACGTCGATATGGATGGCATTTTCGCTTACTTTTAGTGGCGGCCGCCGCCAACTCGATGCTCCTTTTCTTTTCCACCGGTCGGGACCTCTTGACAATGTTCCGTATCGCTCTTTTTTTTCTCATTGCTTATCCTCTTGGACTCGGCGACGAGATAAGCGTGCTCATGCTTTTTTCGCTTCTTACCGAGATAGCGTTGTATCACCCTTTTCGTAACGCGGTAATCTACATGCTGCTCTCTCTTCTTGTCGCCCTTGGTTTGGGGCGTGCCGGTTCGGCCTTTTATCTTACCCGGGCTGCCACTCCAATGCAGAGCAGGCTGTTTATCGGTATCATTGCCTTCCTTTATGCCTCAGCCCTGCTTACGGCCCGCTGGGCAATAAGCACGGAAAGCTCCCTGGTCGGCAAGGTTCGGCACCTCAACAGCGTCATAGACAGGCTGTCGGAGGCAAATCTCGATTTCCAGCGCTATGTCCACAGCGTGGAATATTCGGCCGTTAATTCGGAACGGCGACGGCTGAGTCGGGAGATCCATGACAGCGTCGGCTACTCTCTTACCAATATCCTGATGACCCTGGAGGCGGCCAAGGACCTCATGGAGAGCAATGGCGTTAAGGCACGGGATGCCCTGGACCGTTCCATTTCCGAGGCCCGAAGCTGTCTCGAAGAGACCCGCCGGACCATGCGGCGCATACGCTCGGAGGAACTTCGGGAAACGGTAGGATTGCAGGCCATTGCCCACCTTACCCGTTCCTTCAGCGAAGGTACGGGCATGCACATTTCAGTGGAATACGGCAATGCTCCGGAAAGTTTGGGGGCGAAGCTGGACCTGGTACTTTTCCGCATCGTGCAAGAGGGGCTTACCAATGCCTTTCGACACGGCATGGCCTCACAGGTCCGTATCACCCTGTGGGTGGAGGAGGGGGTGCTTCTTGTGACGGTGAGTGATAATGGAAAGGGGTCGGAGGAGGTTGTCGACGGCCTGGGTCTCAGCGGCATGCGGGAACGGGTCAAAGGGGTGGGGGGCAGTGTCGATTTTCGCTCGGGGCCGGATGGATTTCGTGTTCAGTCGATGCTTCCCCTGGATCAGAAGGAGTAG
- the ilvC gene encoding ketol-acid reductoisomerase → MSDFMISDQQNTKQRIGGERFMTKIFYDKDANVDLVQKKVIAIIGYGNQGRSQALNLRDSGIKNVIVGSRNDESWNTANKDGFPVFSIDEAAAKADILFLLIPDEVAPQIYEEKIAPHLKKGDVINFSSGYNITFKHIQPSDEVDVIMVAPRMIGRGVRELYQSGEGFPTFVAVQQDSSGSAWDITLALAKAIGSTKKGAIQVTFNDETYLDLMAEQATWPLIYAVFTEVYKYQVEMGHPEEAVLMEMYLSKEPAVMMEKAADIGLFKQLPFHSHTSQFGQLTGFAKTDKSFIQKFIVSQYEKITSGMFATEWEKEQKSGLVKFEELRNAAFNNEMSKAEERVKERLE, encoded by the coding sequence ATGTCTGATTTTATGATATCTGATCAACAAAACACGAAACAACGAATAGGAGGAGAGCGTTTCATGACCAAAATTTTTTACGACAAAGATGCAAACGTAGATTTAGTACAAAAGAAAGTGATAGCAATTATCGGATATGGTAATCAGGGGAGATCGCAAGCGCTGAATTTACGTGATTCCGGTATCAAAAACGTTATTGTAGGCAGTAGAAATGATGAATCCTGGAACACTGCAAACAAAGATGGTTTTCCTGTTTTTTCCATTGATGAGGCAGCTGCTAAAGCGGACATTCTGTTCCTGTTGATTCCCGATGAAGTTGCACCGCAAATTTACGAAGAAAAGATAGCACCTCATCTAAAAAAGGGTGACGTTATCAACTTTTCTTCCGGCTACAATATTACATTCAAGCATATTCAGCCTTCGGATGAAGTCGATGTTATCATGGTGGCACCGAGGATGATCGGACGTGGAGTAAGAGAGCTCTATCAAAGCGGAGAAGGGTTTCCCACTTTTGTCGCCGTGCAACAAGATTCTTCAGGTTCGGCCTGGGATATTACTTTGGCTCTGGCCAAAGCAATCGGCTCAACCAAAAAGGGAGCGATCCAAGTCACCTTTAACGACGAAACCTATCTTGATCTTATGGCGGAACAAGCCACATGGCCGCTGATCTATGCTGTTTTTACTGAAGTGTATAAGTACCAGGTGGAAATGGGGCATCCAGAAGAAGCTGTCCTGATGGAAATGTACCTCTCAAAAGAGCCCGCGGTTATGATGGAGAAAGCGGCGGACATCGGGCTTTTCAAGCAACTTCCGTTTCATTCTCATACCAGCCAGTTCGGACAATTAACCGGATTTGCAAAAACCGACAAGTCGTTCATACAAAAATTTATTGTTTCTCAGTATGAAAAAATAACCTCAGGCATGTTTGCAACGGAATGGGAAAAAGAGCAAAAAAGCGGACTTGTGAAATTCGAAGAGCTACGTAATGCCGCGTTCAACAATGAAATGAGTAAGGCCGAGGAGCGAGTAAAAGAAAGATTAGAATAG
- a CDS encoding GntP family permease: MVSSTMLVINLAIAIAVILLLILKLKLNPAISLIVGALYMGIASGLGLAETVNQIGSGFGGLMAGIGLSIGFGVILGQLLSDSGGAKVIATTLVKATSEKNAVYAIGFTAFLLSIPVFYDVTFVILIPLGLALVQETKKPFPYIIGAMVIGAATAHTLVPPTPNPLAAASIFNFDLGIMVLFGGTIGLIVVFIAMKIYFKLLDKGLWKSNNDESELFNLDKGKAERENAPSFSLSIIPIILPIVLILSGTVTKAITGELPSFLAFISNKIVALLLGVIFAYIVASKSMAKDEMNKSAAEATKAAGIVLLITGAGGSFGNVIKATQIGSLLVEHISHTANAGLIVILLSYCIAMIFRIAQGSGTVASITTMTLMASVAPSIAIHPVWIALASLAGGISIGHVNDSGFWVTTNLAGLTVTGGLKTYTLGSALVSVLTLCIVIVGSLVLPMA, from the coding sequence ATGGTATCTTCCACTATGTTGGTGATAAATTTAGCTATTGCAATAGCTGTAATCTTACTATTGATCCTGAAGTTAAAACTGAACCCTGCTATTAGTTTAATTGTCGGAGCCTTGTATATGGGCATAGCTTCCGGACTCGGATTAGCCGAAACAGTCAACCAAATTGGCTCCGGTTTTGGGGGTCTCATGGCAGGAATCGGTTTATCGATTGGTTTTGGAGTGATTTTAGGCCAATTACTTTCAGACTCGGGCGGAGCCAAGGTAATTGCTACTACTTTGGTAAAAGCAACATCAGAAAAAAATGCTGTTTATGCAATAGGCTTCACCGCTTTTCTGCTCTCCATACCGGTATTCTACGATGTGACCTTTGTTATTCTTATTCCACTTGGCCTTGCCTTGGTGCAAGAAACAAAAAAGCCCTTTCCGTACATCATCGGAGCCATGGTAATCGGAGCAGCAACTGCACATACCTTGGTTCCCCCCACCCCTAACCCACTGGCAGCCGCCAGCATATTCAACTTCGATCTGGGAATCATGGTACTTTTTGGTGGAACCATAGGCTTGATAGTAGTTTTTATCGCCATGAAAATCTATTTTAAGCTTCTGGATAAAGGACTTTGGAAGAGTAATAATGACGAGAGCGAACTATTTAACCTCGACAAGGGAAAAGCAGAACGGGAAAACGCACCCTCATTTAGTCTTTCAATCATCCCAATCATATTACCTATTGTATTAATCCTTAGCGGTACGGTAACAAAAGCGATAACAGGAGAACTCCCCAGTTTCTTGGCATTTATAAGTAATAAGATTGTCGCTCTACTCCTTGGCGTGATTTTTGCCTACATTGTAGCATCAAAATCGATGGCGAAGGATGAGATGAACAAATCTGCAGCAGAGGCAACCAAAGCAGCCGGAATTGTTTTGTTGATTACCGGTGCCGGCGGTAGTTTTGGTAATGTCATCAAGGCAACACAAATAGGATCACTCCTGGTGGAACATATTAGCCACACTGCCAACGCCGGATTGATCGTAATCCTGTTAAGTTATTGTATTGCCATGATATTCCGTATTGCACAAGGGTCCGGTACCGTAGCTTCAATCACAACCATGACCTTAATGGCTTCGGTTGCGCCGAGCATTGCCATTCATCCTGTATGGATCGCATTGGCCTCCTTGGCAGGAGGAATCAGTATCGGTCATGTAAATGACAGTGGCTTCTGGGTGACGACAAACTTGGCAGGACTAACGGTGACCGGGGGGCTAAAAACCTACACACTCGGTAGCGCATTAGTATCTGTTTTGACTCTATGCATTGTCATCGTGGGATCCTTAGTGCTGCCGATGGCATAA
- a CDS encoding molybdopterin-dependent oxidoreductase, whose translation MSGLIGETIHFRVNGIEREVNPKQGMSLMRYLREELGLTGTKCGCQSGDCGTCKVLVDGRAVNSCTLALRKLEGREVVTIEGLAPDATRPGSTLHPVQQAFIDAGAIQCGFCTPGMIITTVALLSRNPDPSSGEIRKALDGNLCRCTGYRKIVDAVLLAARYMRGGAQNTEEGGRPAGSNTIALGTPSPVRDARKKVTGRLLYTGDLNFPGMLIGKILYAPAAHGLITSIDTSRAEALPGVRAVASFANSPDKPYNSHTTLPFQKVPKNERIFNRHFRFHGDRIAAVAAEDEATARKALGLIEIEWEPYPASLTIEDALAPGAEPIHEGGNLADTIREEGGTPSPKRGERYEGVFRLPRVTHAALERHISISDFDGERLTVYSSCQNVFCYRAMLGELFELPLNRVRVIKPAVGGAFGGKSEMVSEPVSSLLALMTGRPVKVELSRKEVMCSTRTRTSGRIELSMEVDEDNRFISHNYHAYLDRGAYFGSAYDLGYALMDKAFRLYRVPRIDTSAALVYTNNQAAGAVRGYGNPQISFAREVLIDRICRQRGIDPIEFRIKNLVHPWDRNPANGYSLGNCRIIECLELGARLCGWEEKRKRSDSGTIRRGIGLACGVHGSGIHPGSVDYSTAGLKMNGDGTACLSISAHENGQGSSVVMAKIAAEVLGIPETSISLVETDTETTWYDNGSYASRETWVCGGAVKRAAESVKRQLTEEAAVMLGCTVGEVVAQAGCCRKRTGGPDALLSYGDIITYARSHYPYHDINAVESYASPMDPGSYFVNFAEVEVDMEKRTIKVLKVTVVHDCGTIINPMLIEGQVDGGMHMGLGYALCEELLSDRQSGKQLTTSFKQYKMIPPEAMPEVELRFLGGKEPLGPFGAKGIGEATTVAIAPAVANAVTSATGFEISSLPIRFPALIK comes from the coding sequence ATGTCCGGCTTGATTGGTGAAACGATTCACTTCCGGGTCAACGGCATTGAGCGGGAGGTGAATCCGAAACAGGGAATGAGCCTGATGCGTTATCTCCGTGAAGAGCTGGGGCTGACGGGTACAAAGTGCGGATGTCAGAGTGGTGACTGCGGCACATGCAAGGTGCTCGTGGATGGTCGGGCGGTCAATTCGTGCACCCTTGCTCTGCGGAAACTCGAAGGCCGGGAAGTCGTTACCATCGAGGGGCTTGCCCCCGATGCCACCCGTCCGGGAAGTACCCTTCATCCCGTCCAGCAGGCCTTTATCGATGCGGGGGCCATACAATGCGGTTTCTGTACGCCGGGGATGATTATCACCACGGTGGCCCTTCTGTCCCGTAACCCCGACCCTTCTTCTGGTGAAATACGCAAAGCCCTCGATGGAAACCTGTGTCGCTGCACCGGATATCGAAAGATTGTCGATGCTGTTTTACTGGCCGCGCGGTATATGCGTGGCGGAGCACAAAACACTGAAGAAGGAGGAAGGCCGGCAGGTTCTAACACCATTGCCCTCGGAACTCCTTCTCCGGTTCGGGACGCTCGGAAAAAGGTAACCGGTCGTCTTTTGTATACCGGTGATCTCAATTTCCCCGGCATGCTGATCGGAAAAATCCTCTATGCACCGGCCGCCCACGGCCTGATTACCTCTATCGATACCAGCCGGGCAGAGGCCCTTCCCGGCGTCCGGGCTGTGGCGAGCTTTGCGAACAGTCCTGATAAGCCCTATAACAGCCATACCACCCTGCCGTTTCAGAAGGTTCCCAAAAATGAGCGCATATTCAACCGTCACTTTCGCTTTCATGGCGACAGGATCGCGGCAGTTGCCGCCGAAGATGAGGCAACTGCTCGTAAGGCCCTCGGCCTTATCGAGATTGAATGGGAACCATATCCCGCAAGTCTCACGATAGAGGATGCTCTTGCTCCTGGTGCCGAACCCATCCATGAGGGCGGAAACCTCGCCGATACCATACGTGAGGAAGGGGGAACTCCATCCCCAAAGCGGGGAGAACGGTACGAAGGTGTCTTTCGGCTGCCGAGGGTGACCCATGCCGCACTGGAACGGCACATCTCCATCTCCGATTTCGACGGCGAACGGCTTACCGTCTATTCTTCCTGCCAGAACGTCTTTTGTTACCGGGCCATGCTCGGCGAACTCTTCGAGCTGCCTCTCAATCGGGTCAGGGTTATCAAACCTGCGGTCGGAGGCGCCTTCGGGGGAAAGTCCGAGATGGTGAGTGAGCCGGTTTCCTCCCTCCTTGCTCTTATGACCGGAAGACCGGTAAAAGTGGAGCTCTCACGGAAAGAGGTTATGTGTTCAACCAGGACCAGGACCTCCGGACGAATCGAGCTTTCCATGGAAGTGGACGAGGACAACCGTTTTATATCCCACAATTATCATGCCTATCTGGATCGCGGCGCCTATTTCGGCAGTGCCTACGACCTCGGCTATGCCCTGATGGATAAGGCCTTTCGGCTCTATCGCGTACCCAGGATCGATACCTCCGCCGCTCTCGTTTATACCAACAATCAGGCTGCCGGGGCCGTAAGAGGATATGGTAATCCCCAGATAAGCTTTGCCCGGGAGGTGCTGATCGACCGCATCTGCCGGCAAAGGGGGATCGATCCCATCGAATTCCGGATAAAAAACCTGGTCCATCCCTGGGACCGAAACCCGGCAAACGGATACTCTCTGGGCAACTGCCGGATCATCGAGTGTCTTGAACTGGGGGCCAGACTCTGCGGCTGGGAAGAAAAGCGAAAGAGATCGGATTCAGGAACCATTCGCCGGGGAATCGGCCTGGCATGCGGGGTTCACGGCTCGGGGATACACCCGGGATCGGTGGATTACTCGACGGCAGGGCTGAAGATGAATGGCGACGGAACAGCCTGCCTCTCCATTTCTGCCCATGAAAACGGTCAGGGCAGTAGCGTGGTCATGGCAAAGATCGCCGCCGAGGTCCTCGGCATTCCCGAGACCTCCATCAGTCTGGTAGAGACCGATACCGAGACCACCTGGTACGACAACGGAAGCTATGCAAGCCGGGAGACCTGGGTCTGCGGCGGTGCGGTGAAGCGGGCCGCGGAATCGGTGAAGCGGCAGCTGACCGAAGAGGCTGCTGTTATGCTTGGCTGCACGGTGGGGGAGGTTGTCGCTCAGGCGGGATGCTGCAGAAAGCGGACAGGGGGACCCGATGCTCTACTTAGCTATGGAGATATCATTACCTATGCCCGTTCTCACTACCCCTATCATGATATCAATGCGGTGGAAAGTTACGCCTCGCCCATGGACCCCGGCTCCTATTTTGTCAACTTCGCCGAGGTCGAGGTCGATATGGAAAAGCGGACGATCAAGGTTCTCAAGGTAACCGTTGTTCACGACTGCGGCACCATCATCAACCCAATGCTTATCGAAGGACAGGTAGACGGCGGTATGCATATGGGACTCGGTTATGCCCTCTGCGAAGAGCTTCTGAGCGACCGGCAGTCGGGAAAACAGCTGACGACAAGTTTCAAGCAGTATAAGATGATTCCTCCGGAGGCTATGCCGGAGGTTGAACTTCGGTTTCTCGGAGGAAAGGAGCCGCTTGGGCCTTTCGGCGCCAAGGGAATCGGAGAAGCCACCACTGTTGCTATTGCACCTGCGGTGGCTAATGCTGTTACTTCCGCCACCGGGTTTGAAATATCATCGTTACCGATTCGTTTTCCGGCTCTGATAAAATGA
- a CDS encoding FadR/GntR family transcriptional regulator codes for MDSNSWLSNPVEKGSVSRIVLERIKEALINKQLRPGDFLPTENELAKGFGVGKSSIREAIKMLEAMGVVEIRRGQGTVIREHPDQHNVNSLVFQLLLQEGDVQELIDLRAMFEVSYTTVAMHRATVEDLQAIKLTINDFEAKIKKGEHELEDDLAFHRAILASTHNVYIIKIGETILQLFRSSIRKSVAQTPEIALDDHKRIFKAFCEKDETAIKTIIYDTLERWRENLS; via the coding sequence ATGGATAGTAATAGTTGGTTATCAAATCCAGTTGAGAAGGGTTCGGTTTCCAGGATTGTTTTAGAGAGAATTAAAGAAGCATTAATAAATAAACAGTTGCGGCCGGGAGATTTCCTACCGACGGAGAACGAGCTTGCGAAGGGTTTTGGAGTAGGAAAGTCCAGTATAAGAGAAGCGATTAAAATGCTGGAAGCCATGGGAGTGGTAGAGATCAGGCGGGGCCAGGGAACTGTCATACGCGAACATCCGGATCAACATAATGTTAATTCATTGGTTTTTCAGTTGCTTCTTCAGGAAGGTGATGTTCAGGAGTTGATAGATCTCCGGGCAATGTTTGAGGTTTCATATACCACAGTGGCCATGCATAGGGCCACTGTGGAAGATTTGCAAGCAATTAAGCTGACAATCAACGATTTTGAAGCTAAAATAAAAAAGGGAGAGCATGAACTGGAAGATGACCTTGCTTTCCATCGTGCAATTTTAGCGAGTACTCATAACGTTTATATCATCAAGATTGGCGAAACGATTTTGCAACTTTTTCGCTCATCAATTCGTAAATCGGTAGCTCAAACGCCAGAAATCGCTTTAGATGATCATAAAAGGATATTCAAGGCTTTTTGCGAAAAAGATGAAACAGCAATCAAGACGATTATTTATGATACATTAGAGCGATGGCGCGAAAATCTTAGTTAG
- a CDS encoding carbohydrate ABC transporter permease, which yields MNGANLLSSSALDLKKREILLGWALVLPAVAVILSLILYPIVYNIYLSFFDVRPMAANTYVGLENHRNVVTDPTFWHSVLTTLLYVFFTTIGTTLMGLIVALAMNRPFPLRGLVRSLILFPYVAPVISVVFAWQFIFDPVNGIFMDITYEKLGLFSSRFNLIGSPSTAVWVAIIFSIWKNFPFSYLMILSRLQAVDANLYEASEIDGASGWQKFRYITFPELYFVMGAIVLLRVIWNFNKFEEVFLLTENVKVLSVYTYFKAFVGTMELGQGASLAVIQFLLLLVFILFYVKRVLKW from the coding sequence ATGAACGGAGCAAATCTACTATCGTCCAGTGCCCTTGATCTCAAAAAGCGGGAGATATTGCTCGGATGGGCCCTTGTGCTGCCTGCGGTAGCCGTTATCCTCTCCCTCATTCTCTATCCGATCGTTTATAACATCTATCTCAGTTTTTTCGACGTACGGCCCATGGCCGCAAACACCTACGTCGGGCTGGAAAACCATCGGAACGTGGTCACCGATCCTACATTCTGGCATTCGGTGCTTACCACCCTTCTCTATGTATTTTTCACCACCATAGGAACCACCCTCATGGGGCTTATCGTGGCCCTCGCCATGAACCGCCCATTTCCTCTCCGGGGACTTGTGCGGTCGCTTATCCTCTTTCCCTATGTGGCTCCGGTCATCTCGGTGGTCTTTGCCTGGCAGTTTATCTTCGACCCCGTCAACGGCATTTTCATGGATATCACCTACGAAAAGCTGGGCCTTTTTTCATCACGATTCAACCTGATCGGATCGCCGTCAACCGCAGTGTGGGTGGCCATCATCTTCAGCATCTGGAAGAACTTCCCTTTTTCCTACCTCATGATCCTCTCCCGGCTTCAGGCCGTCGACGCGAACCTCTACGAGGCATCGGAGATCGACGGGGCCTCGGGCTGGCAGAAGTTCCGCTATATCACCTTTCCCGAACTCTACTTCGTCATGGGGGCCATCGTTCTTCTGCGTGTTATCTGGAATTTCAATAAATTCGAAGAGGTATTTTTGCTTACCGAAAACGTGAAGGTTCTATCGGTCTATACCTATTTCAAGGCCTTTGTCGGTACCATGGAGCTCGGACAGGGCGCCTCACTGGCGGTCATACAATTCCTACTGCTTTTGGTCTTCATTCTCTTCTACGTCAAGAGGGTACTCAAATGGTAA
- a CDS encoding response regulator transcription factor, with protein MAMIRVVLVDDQLLFVESLKTVLDFRADDIEVVGTAHNGEEGLQVVRDTHPDIVLMDVRMPGMDGVETARRLSAEFPGIKVVMLTTFDDDTYVREAMQYNAVGYLLKNIPPEDLIGSIRAVGSGNILLSPDVVGKILGREEHAPEPSPDAGDFTVGDFSRREREVLYFISRGMDNTAIANRLFIAEQTVKNHISKIYAKLETRDRFRVAEIGRGLHLEHYCSYLD; from the coding sequence ATGGCGATGATACGAGTTGTTCTGGTGGATGATCAGCTTCTTTTTGTGGAGAGCCTGAAAACAGTTCTCGATTTTCGTGCCGACGACATTGAGGTGGTGGGAACCGCTCACAACGGGGAGGAGGGGCTTCAGGTCGTCCGTGACACCCATCCCGATATCGTTCTTATGGATGTAAGGATGCCGGGGATGGACGGGGTTGAGACCGCCCGCCGCCTTTCCGCGGAGTTCCCGGGTATCAAGGTTGTAATGCTCACCACCTTCGACGATGACACCTATGTCAGGGAGGCGATGCAGTACAATGCCGTGGGTTACCTGCTGAAAAATATCCCTCCTGAGGATTTGATCGGTTCCATCAGGGCCGTGGGCAGCGGAAATATCCTCCTTTCCCCCGATGTTGTGGGAAAAATTCTCGGCAGGGAGGAACATGCACCGGAGCCTTCCCCTGATGCGGGAGACTTCACCGTTGGGGACTTTAGCCGCAGAGAGCGTGAGGTCCTCTATTTTATTTCCCGGGGCATGGACAATACCGCCATTGCCAATAGACTCTTTATCGCGGAGCAGACAGTAAAAAATCATATATCGAAAATCTACGCAAAGCTGGAAACACGTGATCGTTTCAGGGTCGCCGAGATCGGTCGCGGCCTTCACCTTGAGCACTACTGTTCCTACCTCGACTGA